A window of the Linepithema humile isolate Giens D197 chromosome 4, Lhum_UNIL_v1.0, whole genome shotgun sequence genome harbors these coding sequences:
- the LOC105671596 gene encoding odorant receptor 13a-like yields the protein MNLKANILPMTDPYYGQRLTFVSNAQHLYVLIMSWNNDVTYAMAPYKLLALPLGSWPLQKYDKFSLLRYILCCLGMIAMLILMYVEIYHDCIDTSEKIDILMLTTCSIIALSKISIFRIYANNLTRNFTSAINDYLAIDTEEKRTIMLRHAFMGRAIYYSIVLFGVMGILGLILTPFITSDNNAQLNVSMNEFTLVYPVPTPCTLGRFHISTNLYLLIFVTQCILIVMTCTANLGSDTLLFGIILHICGQIEVLRFEIANFGVENKNIDQIFSKLTRRHSYLLTHAKLLIDAISFVLLVQLLVSCILICTIGLQFILALKTSDAMMIAKTVSALVTFMSQMFAYSFVGDYLKYQAEEIAKSIYGCNWHRFTAKLMKNILFVIARSHQPVQLTAGKFFVVNLETYMSILKTSFSYLSFLRLMLDA from the exons ATGAACCTGAAGGCGAACATATTGCCAATGACCGACCCGTATTATGGACAAAGACTAACGTTTGTGAGTAACGCGCAACATCTCTACGTATTGATAATGTCATGGAATAACGATGTGACGTACGCTATGGCTCCCTATAAACTTTTAGCTCTGCCATTAGGCAGTTGGCctttgcaaaaatatgataaattttctttactacGTTATATTCTATGTTGCCTCGGTATG ATTGCGATGCTAATCTTGATGTACGTCGAAATCTATCACGATTGCATTGATACAAGCGAGAAAATCGACATTTTAATGCTGACCACTTGCAGCATTATTGCTTTATCAAAGATATCGATATTCCGCATTTATGCCAACAATTTAACTCGAAATTTCACTTCTGCCATCAACGATTATCTCGCAATCGATACTGAGGAGAAACGCACGATCATGCTGCGACACGCTTTTATGGGAAGAGCAATTTACTACAGTATCGTGTTATTCGGTGTTATGGGTATATTAGGTTTGATTTTGACGCCTTTTATAACCAGTGATAACAATGCTCAACTAAATGTATCTATGAATGAATTTACATTAGTGTATCCTGTTCCTACACCATGTACATTAGGGCGCTTTCATATTTCGACAAATTTGTACTTGTTAATTTTTGTGACACAGTGTATACTGATAGTGATGACTTGCACTGCTAATCtcg gcAGTGATACACTTCTTTTCGGAATTATTCTGCATATTTGCGGACAAATAGAAGTCCTCAGATTTGAAATTGCCAACTTTGgtgtcgaaaataaaaatatagatcaaattttttcaaaactgaCAAGAAGGCATTCTTATTTATTGACTCATGCAAAACTTCTAATCGATGCAATCAGTTTTGTTCTGCTAGTGCAATTACTCGTCAGTTGTATTCTTATTTGCACAAtcg gcTTACAATTTATTCTAGCGTTGAAAACAAGTGATGCAATGATGATAGCTAAAACTGTTTCAGCATTAGTTACCTTCATGTCACAAATGTTCGCTTACTCGTTCGTGGGCGATTATCTCAAGTATCAAGCGGAGGAAATCGCGAAATCGATTTACGGCTGTAACTGGCACCGATTTACAGCGAAATTAATGAAGAACATCTTATTCGTCATTGCACGATCACATCAACCTGTTCAATTAACAgctggaaaattttttgtcGTTAACTTAGAGACGTACATGTCAATTTTAAAAACCTCCTTCTCATATTTGTCCTTCCTACGTCTAATGTTGGATGCATAG
- the Dhod gene encoding dihydroorotate dehydrogenase (quinone) — protein MAQRLSNQAKLKSLFTVTSSAVVLFGGISLYQGNERFYSKVVIPLVQLLDPETAHNLAVKTLKWGLISKQKTEDSNLLQTTILGLQFKNPIGMAAGFDKQGEAVEGLNNIGFSFVEIGSVTPKPQPGNPKPRVFRLPEDGAVINRYGFNSDGHDVVSERLKKLKENKNFNCILGVNLGMNKGTKDAVEDYINGIKKFMDVADYFVINVSSPNTPGLRSLQNKKNLEELLIRINAARKSMGTKQPLLLKLAPDLSDSERQDVVDVILKKNSKIDGLVLCNTTIMRPNLTNSNKKESGGLSGAPLTDISTAMISDMYRRTHGRIPIIGVGGISSGVDVYNKIRAGASLIQLYTSYIYNGPPIVGKIKRELCEILETNGFSSVSDAVGKDSGNR, from the exons ATGGCGCAACGATTAAGCAATCAAGCAAAGCTTAAATCACTTTTTACTGTAACGAGTAGTGCTGTTGTATTGTTCGGTGGTATTTCGCTTTATCAGGGCAATGAAAGATTTTACAGCAAAGTCGTAATACCTCTGGTGCAATTATTAGATCCAGAAACTGCTCATAATCTTGCAGTGAAAACTTTGAAATGGGGTTTGATATCAAAACAGAAAACAGAAGACTCCAATTTGCTTCAAACAACCATATTAggtttgcaatttaaaaatccCATTGGCATGGCTGCAGGATTTGATAAACAGGGTGAAGCAGTAGAAGGATTGAACAATATTGGTTTTAGTTTTGTGGAAATAG gATCTGTGACACCTAAACCTCAACCTGGTAATCCAAAACCTAGAGTTTTCAGATTGCCCGAGGATGGAGCAGTTATAAATAGATATGGCTTTAACAGCGATGGTCATGATGTTGTATCGGAACGtcttaagaaattaaaagagaataaaaattttaattgcattctTGGAGTGAATTTAGGAATGAATAAAGGGACAAAAGATGCAGTTGAAGATTATATTAATGGCATAAAGAAATTCATGGATGTAGCAgattattttgtcattaatGTATCTAGTCCTAACACTCCAGGATTAAGATCCTTACAAAACAAGAAGAATTTGGAAGAGTTACTGATCAGAATAAATGCAGCCAGAAAGTCTATGGGTACTAAGCAACCATTGCTTTTAAAACTGGCTCCAGATTTGTCAGATTCTGAGCGACAAGATGTGGTGgatgtaattttaaagaaaaattctaaaattgatGGCTTAGTTTTGTGCAATACAACAATTATGCGACCAAATTTGACTAATTCGAACAAGAAAGAAAGTGGTGGCCTCAGTGGTGCACCTCTCACAGATATTTCTACTGCTATGATTTCTGATATGTATAGACGAACACATGGCAGGATTCCAATTATTGGTGTAGGTGGTATCTCCTCTGGCGTTGATGTTTATAATAAGATAAGAGCTGGTGCTTCCTTAATACAACTTTACACTTCATACATATACAATGGACCACCAATAGTTGGAAAGATCAAAAGAGAATTATGTGAAATACTTGAAACTAATGGTTTTTCTTCTGTAAGCGATGCAGTTGGCAAAGATTCTGGGAACagatga